A section of the Pseudomonadota bacterium genome encodes:
- a CDS encoding D-alanyl-D-alanine carboxypeptidase gives MKKWIVVGLILIFWAHLAYGKQITYKKVRPGKNISRDKVYAEKEDPFKAYIVMEGSTGKILEGENTHLKWPPASITKLMLAYIIMEKLSKGEVQLTDKITISKNAARIGGSQVFLKEGEVFTLEELMKATMVASANDAAYAIGEFLAGSSEKFISLMNEKAKTLNMVDTEYHSVHGLPPSKGEQEDLTSCNDLAILARELLKYPKLLEWTSIKSDSFRDGKFILNNTNKLLIKMPAVDGLKTGYYRKSGYNIVVTAKKGDLRFIVVVMGSPKSKIRDNIVMEKLKRYFSQYKILNIVKKGELIDKDIILEDGKYRKIKGIANASFLYPIPNDKKGTIKKEIIVPERIKGVVKEGQKLGEMVIKLDNETIGKLDIVSPVYVPMANLFTRLIRKLGLNI, from the coding sequence ATGAAGAAATGGATTGTTGTAGGTCTCATATTAATTTTTTGGGCTCATCTGGCATATGGTAAGCAAATAACTTACAAAAAGGTTCGTCCAGGGAAGAACATCTCTCGGGATAAGGTATATGCAGAGAAAGAAGATCCTTTCAAGGCATATATTGTTATGGAAGGGAGCACAGGAAAGATTCTTGAAGGTGAAAATACCCATTTAAAGTGGCCTCCGGCAAGCATTACAAAGCTAATGCTTGCCTATATTATCATGGAGAAACTTTCAAAAGGCGAGGTACAGCTCACAGATAAAATAACTATTTCAAAAAATGCTGCAAGGATAGGTGGAAGCCAGGTTTTTCTTAAAGAAGGAGAGGTATTCACATTAGAGGAATTGATGAAGGCAACAATGGTGGCTTCAGCGAATGATGCAGCATACGCTATAGGTGAATTTTTAGCTGGAAGTAGTGAAAAGTTTATCAGCTTAATGAACGAAAAGGCAAAGACATTGAATATGGTGGATACAGAATACCATTCAGTCCATGGACTCCCACCTTCAAAAGGAGAACAGGAAGACCTCACCTCATGTAATGACCTTGCAATACTTGCGAGGGAACTCTTGAAATATCCAAAACTCCTTGAGTGGACCTCAATTAAGAGTGATAGTTTTAGAGATGGGAAGTTCATATTGAACAATACTAACAAGCTCCTTATAAAGATGCCTGCAGTAGATGGCTTAAAGACAGGGTATTACAGGAAGTCAGGATATAACATTGTGGTCACTGCGAAAAAAGGTGATTTGAGGTTTATCGTTGTTGTCATGGGAAGCCCGAAAAGCAAAATAAGAGATAATATTGTAATGGAAAAGTTGAAAAGGTATTTTTCGCAGTATAAAATATTAAACATCGTTAAGAAGGGTGAATTAATTGATAAGGATATAATACTTGAGGATGGTAAATATAGGAAAATAAAAGGGATAGCAAATGCGAGCTTTCTTTATCCCATTCCTAATGATAAAAAGGGTACAATTAAAAAGGAAATTATTGTACCAGAAAGGATAAAGGGTGTGGTAAAGGAAGGGCAAAAACTGGGTGAAATGGTCATAAAGCTTGATAATGAAACAATCGGCAAGCTGGATATAGTTTCGCCTGTTTACGTACCAATGGCGAATTTGTTTACTAGACTTATCAGGAAGCTTGGTCTAAATATATAA